In the Deltaproteobacteria bacterium genome, one interval contains:
- the groES gene encoding co-chaperone GroES, with amino-acid sequence MKIKPLADRIIVKRLEEETKTKGGIIIPDSAKEKPAEGKVEAIGSGKMKEDGTRIAMEVKVGDRILFGKYSGTEVKIDGEEFLIMREDDVLGIVG; translated from the coding sequence ATGAAAATCAAACCGTTGGCCGATCGTATCATCGTAAAAAGGCTTGAAGAGGAAACCAAGACCAAGGGCGGCATCATCATTCCCGACAGCGCCAAGGAAAAACCCGCAGAGGGCAAGGTCGAGGCCATCGGCTCCGGCAAGATGAAGGAAGACGGAACCCGCATCGCAATGGAAGTGAAAGTGGGCGACCGCATTCTCTTCGGCAAGTACTCCGGCACCGAGGTCAAGATCGACGGTGAGGAGTTCCTCATCATGCGGGAAGATGATGTTTTAGGGATTGTAGGCTAA
- the groL gene encoding chaperonin GroEL (60 kDa chaperone family; promotes refolding of misfolded polypeptides especially under stressful conditions; forms two stacked rings of heptamers to form a barrel-shaped 14mer; ends can be capped by GroES; misfolded proteins enter the barrel where they are refolded when GroES binds): MAAKEIKYDMKARELMLNGVRTLAEAVAVTLGPKGRNVLIDKAWGSPTVTKDGVTVAKEIELEDKFENMGAQMVKEVASKTSDTAGDGTTTATVLARAIYEEGIKLVVAGNNPMSIKRGIDAACGICVKELQKMSKPTKEQKEIAQVGTISANSDETIGNIIAEAMNKVGKEGVITVEEAKSMETTLEVVEGMQFDRGYISPYFVTDSEKMIVSLEDPYILINEKKVSNMKDLLPILEQIARMNRPLLIVAEDIEGEALATLVVNKLRGTLQVAAVKAPGFGDRRKAMLEDIAILTGGQVVSEDLGIKLESISIADLGKCKRITIDKDNTTIVDGAGARSSLEARVKQIRAQIDETTSDYDREKLQERLAKLIGGVAVINVGAATESEMKEKKARVEDALNATRAAVEEGIVPGGGVALVRCVEALAKAKLKGDDKIGLRVVMKAIEAPLRMIASNAGMEGAVVLEKVKAGEGPFGYNAQTDVYENLLDAGVIDPTKVVRLALQNACSVAGLMLTTEAMIAEKPEDKKDMAMPGGMGGMGGMGGMGGMGGMM, from the coding sequence ATGGCAGCCAAGGAAATCAAGTACGATATGAAAGCAAGGGAGCTCATGCTGAACGGCGTGCGCACCCTGGCCGAAGCGGTAGCAGTCACCCTGGGCCCCAAGGGCCGCAACGTCCTTATCGACAAGGCCTGGGGCTCCCCCACCGTCACCAAGGACGGCGTCACCGTGGCCAAGGAAATCGAGCTTGAAGACAAGTTCGAGAACATGGGCGCGCAGATGGTGAAGGAAGTGGCCTCCAAGACCAGCGACACCGCTGGCGACGGCACCACCACCGCAACCGTGCTCGCACGCGCCATCTACGAGGAAGGCATCAAGCTGGTGGTTGCGGGCAACAACCCCATGTCCATCAAGCGCGGCATCGACGCGGCCTGCGGCATCTGCGTAAAAGAGCTTCAGAAGATGAGCAAGCCCACCAAGGAGCAGAAGGAAATCGCCCAGGTGGGAACCATCTCCGCGAACTCCGACGAGACCATCGGCAACATCATCGCCGAGGCCATGAACAAGGTGGGCAAGGAAGGCGTCATCACCGTCGAAGAAGCCAAGAGCATGGAAACCACCCTGGAAGTGGTGGAAGGCATGCAGTTCGACCGGGGCTACATCTCCCCCTATTTCGTCACCGATTCCGAGAAGATGATCGTCTCTTTGGAAGACCCCTACATTCTCATCAACGAGAAAAAGGTCTCCAACATGAAGGACCTGCTGCCGATCCTGGAGCAGATCGCCCGCATGAACAGGCCCCTTCTCATCGTGGCCGAAGACATCGAAGGCGAAGCCCTGGCAACGCTCGTTGTCAACAAGCTGCGCGGAACCCTCCAGGTTGCGGCTGTGAAAGCCCCGGGCTTCGGCGACCGCCGCAAGGCCATGCTTGAGGACATCGCCATTCTCACCGGCGGCCAGGTCGTCAGCGAAGACCTCGGCATCAAGCTCGAAAGCATCTCCATCGCAGACCTTGGCAAGTGCAAACGCATCACCATCGACAAAGACAACACCACCATCGTTGACGGCGCAGGCGCGCGCTCATCCCTCGAAGCCCGCGTGAAGCAGATCCGCGCACAGATCGACGAAACCACCTCCGACTACGACCGCGAGAAGCTCCAGGAGCGCCTGGCGAAGCTCATCGGCGGAGTCGCCGTAATCAACGTCGGTGCGGCCACCGAAAGCGAAATGAAGGAAAAGAAGGCCCGCGTTGAAGACGCCCTTAACGCCACCCGCGCCGCAGTTGAAGAAGGCATCGTACCGGGCGGCGGCGTGGCCCTGGTCCGCTGCGTGGAAGCCCTGGCCAAGGCCAAGTTGAAGGGCGACGACAAGATCGGCCTTAGGGTCGTGATGAAGGCCATCGAAGCCCCCTTGCGCATGATCGCCAGTAACGCCGGAATGGAAGGCGCGGTTGTGCTTGAAAAAGTCAAGGCGGGCGAAGGCCCCTTTGGCTACAACGCCCAGACCGACGTTTACGAAAACCTTCTGGACGCCGGCGTCATCGACCCCACCAAGGTGGTCCGCCTTGCGCTTCAGAACGCCTGCTCAGTGGCCGGGCTCATGCTCACCACCGAGGCCATGATCGCCGAAAAGCCCGAAGACAAGAAGGACATGGCCATGCCTGGCGGTATGGGCGGCATGGGTGGGATGGGTGGCATGGGCGGCATGGGCGGCATGATGTAA
- a CDS encoding alpha/beta hydrolase has translation MTWRPEWDKDIVHKTVVTPDDVPLRYMTLGDDKKKSVVAFANGLGGRLYSFQPIVEAIMKDHRIITWDYRGLFESGSPKKIRHLSIPNHARDLKAVMDAEGIDKVKLVGWSMGVQVALEFAVLYPENLESMVLINGTYGRALMTGFQPLGTVPGVDHLLHFAIDTAREHPRAARLVTSVAGSKSIIRPLGALYGAVRRNPRIKDILEVYMEDVLGESFFNYLRLFQELDAHYSFHHLKNIPHRTLIIYGGLDFLTPAYLSKRMKKKLKNVETLHLPFGTHFVLLEYPKKVGRAVARFFSK, from the coding sequence ATGACCTGGCGGCCCGAATGGGACAAGGATATAGTTCACAAGACCGTTGTCACCCCTGATGACGTGCCCCTTCGCTACATGACCCTTGGGGACGACAAAAAAAAGAGCGTGGTGGCCTTCGCCAACGGCCTTGGAGGGCGGCTCTACTCCTTCCAGCCCATCGTGGAGGCCATCATGAAGGACCACCGCATAATCACCTGGGATTACCGGGGGCTTTTCGAGTCCGGCTCTCCAAAGAAAATCCGGCACCTTTCCATCCCCAACCACGCCCGCGACTTGAAGGCCGTGATGGACGCCGAGGGCATAGACAAGGTGAAGCTGGTGGGCTGGTCCATGGGGGTCCAGGTGGCGCTCGAGTTCGCCGTCCTGTACCCTGAAAACCTGGAAAGCATGGTGCTCATAAACGGCACCTACGGACGGGCGCTCATGACCGGGTTCCAGCCCTTGGGCACCGTGCCGGGTGTGGATCACCTGCTGCATTTTGCCATCGATACCGCCCGCGAGCATCCCAGGGCGGCCAGGCTCGTAACCAGCGTCGCCGGGTCCAAGTCCATCATCCGCCCCCTTGGGGCCCTCTACGGGGCTGTGCGCCGCAACCCGCGCATAAAAGACATCCTGGAAGTCTATATGGAAGACGTGCTGGGCGAGAGCTTCTTCAATTATCTCAGGCTGTTCCAGGAGCTTGACGCCCATTATTCCTTTCATCACCTGAAAAACATCCCCCACCGCACCCTTATAATTTACGGCGGCCTGGATTTTCTCACCCCGGCCTACCTTTCAAAGCGCATGAAAAAGAAGCTGAAAAACGTTGAGACCCTTCACCTGCCGTTTGGGACCCACTTCGTGCTCCTGGAATACCCCAAGAAGGTGGGCCGGGCCGTGGCGAGGTTTTTTTCCAAATAA
- a CDS encoding ArsA family ATPase: MKVADLFKKRIAFMTGKGGVGKTTVSAALALAARDMGKNVLLVEVDESPTLRYIFNREIPVYKEITVAERLTVLTLDPDKALEEYVILQIKVAMAARMILNNRIFQYFMQAAPGWRELVTVGKIWYEFQQTTGRGRDKRPRYDMIVVDSPATGHGVSFLKVPSVFLNILKIGWMQGQAGDLQKMLTDGDTTVLNVVTLPEEMPVNEAAAMREMAQKHLGMTLGVTFVNGVHEALFDAADDSGLQKLKDDAEAMERLASIFPDRAEALFSAESDRRLRAGLSRHYLDQANERIGPPLVSLSHQHMGRVDFDGVKIMAAAIKKAADGGM; the protein is encoded by the coding sequence TTGAAGGTCGCCGATCTGTTCAAAAAGCGCATCGCCTTCATGACCGGCAAGGGAGGCGTCGGCAAGACCACCGTGTCCGCCGCCCTGGCCCTGGCCGCCCGCGACATGGGGAAGAACGTCCTATTGGTGGAAGTGGACGAATCCCCCACCCTTCGCTACATTTTCAACCGCGAAATCCCGGTTTACAAGGAAATCACCGTTGCCGAGCGCCTGACGGTGCTCACCCTCGACCCGGACAAGGCCCTCGAAGAGTACGTGATCCTCCAGATAAAGGTGGCCATGGCCGCCCGGATGATCCTCAATAACCGCATCTTCCAGTACTTCATGCAGGCGGCCCCCGGCTGGCGTGAACTGGTCACCGTGGGGAAAATCTGGTACGAGTTTCAGCAGACTACAGGACGGGGCCGCGACAAGCGCCCGCGCTACGACATGATAGTGGTGGACTCCCCGGCCACCGGCCACGGCGTCAGCTTCCTCAAGGTTCCCTCGGTCTTTCTGAACATCTTAAAAATCGGCTGGATGCAGGGACAGGCGGGCGATCTTCAGAAAATGCTCACAGACGGCGACACCACCGTGTTGAACGTGGTGACGCTTCCCGAGGAAATGCCGGTGAACGAGGCCGCCGCCATGCGCGAAATGGCACAAAAGCACCTTGGCATGACCCTTGGCGTCACCTTCGTGAACGGGGTCCACGAGGCCCTGTTCGACGCGGCGGATGATTCGGGCCTTCAGAAGCTCAAAGACGACGCAGAGGCCATGGAAAGGCTGGCCTCCATCTTCCCGGACCGGGCGGAGGCGCTTTTTTCGGCGGAGAGCGACAGGAGGCTTCGGGCAGGGCTTTCCAGGCATTACCTCGACCAGGCCAACGAGAGAATCGGGCCGCCTTTGGTTTCCCTTTCCCACCAGCACATGGGCAGGGTCGACTTCGACGGCGTGAAGATAATGGCCGCCGCCATCAAAAAAGCCGCTGACGGAGGCATGTGA